From a single Nothobranchius furzeri strain GRZ-AD chromosome 7, NfurGRZ-RIMD1, whole genome shotgun sequence genomic region:
- the LOC129167028 gene encoding zinc finger BED domain-containing protein 5-like, with protein sequence MKRWLTQIRDNKQKPTDHAAAADSENSGDPPSTSEAGGGAHKLLRKAQLNQPSPKFRRYREEYFQYGFTCTVINEIQYPQCVLCTELLANESFKPAKMLRHLKTKHSSFAAKPADFFRRKERAFQSQKKVMTNQKTISAKAQKASYEVAYLIAQAKKTHTIGEILIKPAAIAMSQIMHGDKQAQELKAVPLSDGTISRRITEMAQDIKSQLIDRVKRGKYALQLDESIDVANSAQLLVFVRYSFDGKLHEDMLFCTTLEVLASKSLDPELKTVLESATKIVNHIKSHPLNTRLFAALCNEMGSEHQSLLFHTEVRWLSRGNVLRRLFELRDEVRLFLLEHGSHLAAHLTDPDWLTMLAYLACIFDKLNGLNTSLQVENANIMSLNDKINAFKRKLDRWSARVKTGCFDMFPELEEFMEENDLCVNTVKGYITMHLQTLLEHFIKFFPEEKAPEKYDWIRSPFTVTSTHHLSSDIEDALVELSSDRTLKSAFNSKMLAEFWISVEREYPQLSKAAIDILMPFGSTYLSLQWEDPLVNEMFHLKWFYPPKI encoded by the exons ATGAAGCGCTGGTTAACACAGATTAGAGACAACAAACAGAAGCCAACTGatcatgcagcagcagcagactcagAGAACAGCGGGGATCCACCTTCCACATCTGAGGCGGGAGGAGGAGCCCATAAGCTGCTACGTAAGGCGCAGCTGAATCAGCCTTCGCCTAAATTTCGCAGGTATCGAGAGGAATATTTCCAGTATGGATTTACGTGCACTGTTATAAATGAAATACAATACCCCCAATGTGTATTGTGCACTGAGTTGCTTGCAAATGAGAGCTTTAAGCCTGCAAAAATGCTCCGACATTTGAAAACTAAGCACTCCTCATTTGCAGCTAAACCAGCAGACTTCTTCCGTCGAAAAGAGAGAGCATTTCAAAGCCAAAAGAAAGTTATGACCAACCAGAAAACAATctctgcaaaagctcaaaaggcaTCATATGAGGTGGCATATTTAATTGCACAGGCAAAAAAAACGCACACAATCGGAGAGATCCTAATAAAACCTGCTGCCATCGCAATGAGCCAAATAATGCATGGAGATAAACAAGCCCAGGAGCTGAAAGCGGTCCCGCTGTCTGATGGGACAATATCCCGGCGCATCACAGAGATGGCGCAGGACATCAAGTCTCAGTTGATTGACAGAGTCAAGAGAGGAAAATACGCTTTGCAGTTAGATGAATCCATAGATGTCGCAAACTCTGCACAGCTGCTCGTTTTTGTCAGATACAGTTTTGATGGAAAACTTCACGAGGACATGCTGTTTTGCACCACACT AGAAGTTCTGGCGAGTAAATCGCTAGACCCAGAGCTTAAAACGGTGCTTGAGAGTGCAACAAAAATTGTCAACCACATAAAATCCCATCCTCTGAACACAAGACTGTTTGCTGCTCTCTGCAACGAAATGGGATCAGAGCATCAAAGTCTGCTTTTCCACACAGAAGTCAGGTGGCTGTCACGGGGAAACGTTCTCAGGCGCTTGTTTGAGCTGCGGGATGAGGTGCGCCTATTTTTGTTGGAGCACGGATCTCACCTTGCTGCCCATCTGACTGATCCTGACTGGTTAACAATGCTAGCATACTTGGCTTGCATATTTGACAAGCTGAATGGGTTAAACACATCACTACAAGTTGAAAACGCAAACATCATGTCACTGAATGACAAAATCAATGCATTCAAAAGGAAACTGGATCGGTGGTCTGCACGAGTAAAAACGGGCTGTTTTGACATGTTTCCTGAACTGGAGGAGTTCATGGAGGAAAATGATTTGTGTGTTAACACCGTTAAGGGGTATATCACCATGCACCTTCAAACCCTCTTGGAACACTTTATCAAGTTTTTTCCTGAGGAAAAAGCTCCAGAAAAATATGACTGGATAAGATCCCCATTCACCGTAACAAGCACACATCATTTGTCATCCGACATTGAGGACGCACTGGTTGAACTGTCAAGCGACCGCACCTTAAAGAGTGCTTTTAACTCAAAGATGCTTGCTGAGTTCTGGATTTCAGTTGAGAGAGAATATCCACAGCTTTCTAAGGCTGCGATTGACATTCTGATGCCGTTTGGCTCCACATACCT TTCTCTGCAGTGGGAAGACCCACTcgtaaatgaaatgtttcatctcaagtggttttatcctcctaaaatataa